In Vicia villosa cultivar HV-30 ecotype Madison, WI linkage group LG7, Vvil1.0, whole genome shotgun sequence, the DNA window gcatcctaggcgatcccttatgcaagagcgtgagcgttaacgccgcccaactaaaaaacacaaaaacaaacagaaaatctttagccgagctacggtaactctgattcctgaaaaggatacgtaggcagcggggtagggcccgtgcgagtacaattctttattttccctacattttgcattcatttcgcatttagacatagacatagttatacacccattagatagaaacaaacataggtggataccatcgagtacgatgggcgcgaggggtgctaataccttcccctcgcgtaaccgactcccgtacctagattctctggtcgcaagaccttgttcttatcctttgttaggttttctgatattcctttcccttatgggataaatatattggtggcgactctgttcatttttcgcgagcgtgcgacagctggcgactctgctggggatgttgctagacctgttgctggtccatccttagtgagtcgatcctagcctatctgtttgtttgtttatttactgggtgtgctatgttttctctatacgtgcctttatttattttatgtatttattttatgtttcgcatgtcctgtttattttctgcttgcatatcatgtttatttctgcttgcatatcatgcatatggattatattttgtgttccttggggtcttctgttctgttttgcaggttgggtgggatgttctatgaggtaaaaggcccaatacccaggctatgagtgcactttaggtaccctaggatagagtgggagcatggtttgtctcgaggtgtacgtctcgggatggatcatgtgactacgagcagagtagtggtttcaaacggaggtattatcgtcacccgcatccgcgctgtgatgatgcttaccttcgggcggaccgtatactgcgtttcatgaccttaccctggcctagattcacctgtgagtggggagggatatacatgacaggtaccgttggtgactattctgttctattggtgactattgttcttatggCTGTGTGGCGCCTATGCCGAACCTTTGACCTTATGACGTGTGATTCTGTTCAGAGACGACACAACAACTCTCTCATATTGGGAGAAACTCCATTGCATCATTCTCATCAtggcatatttattttcaaaaaaaaaaagagaaagaaaagatgtaataaaaaagaagaaagaaaaaagaaaagaaaaaatagtattatttctcatatgcatgccatttttcagggtatctgAGGTTATTACCTTTCATCCAGGATGGCTAATAACGTGACCGCTACAAAAGAGGCTACCAAGCGTACATTCACCTGCAGTTTTTTTCGTGAGGATATGACACATCTGATTCAGTTGAGCACTTTAGTTACTGGGCATAACTTGGATGAGTTCAGGAAGACATATGGCCATATCTTACACATGTTAACTTCTCGGGTTGATGGATGGGCTCTATACACACTTCTTCAGTTCTACGATCCTGAGttacgatgtttcacctttcttGATTACCAACTGGCACCAACCCTTGAAGAATATGCTGACATCCTCAAGATTAAGGTTCAACATAGGATCCCTTTTGTTTGTGTACCTGAGAAACCGAAAATGGACCgaattgctggtgctctttatttgagcatgaaagatgttacagataactggaagcctaatggtggaaccCACGGATTCCATGTGAAATTTCTGATAAAGAAGGCCGACACCCTTGCTattgagaagaaatggaaagaattcaaCGCTCTCCTAGCCGttatgatctatggtttggtgttgttcccgaATATTCTGAATTTCGTCGATCTAACTGCTGTTTGTCTCTTCATGGATCAAAATCCTGTGCCTACTCTTTTAGCAGATACTTATTATACCATCCACTCCAGGTATGGGAAGAAAGGATCAGTTGGGAGTTGTTTACCGTTGCTATATGAGTGGTTCACTTCACACTTGCCTAAAAGCGGGCCGTTTGTTACAACAAAAGACTCACaaaaatggcctcaaaggatcatggggcttactggAAACGACATTGTCTGGTGTCCTACCGGAATGGACGTAGAGGAAGTTATAACTAGTTGTGGTACTTTTGACAATgttcccctcataggaacgaaaggtgttatcaattacaatcctaagctagcgctgcgtcagttgggttttgcacttaaaaacaagcctttggacaaagagatattCGAATCCGTTTGCTTTGAGAAAGGAACCTATCCAAAGAGTCTAGAAAAGGTGAGGAGTGCCTGGAATAGCATCCATACAGATGATCAGACTTCTCTAGGTGAAAAGAATGCCGTTGCCAAACAAGCCTACACGGATTGGGTTGAGGATAGAGTTAAAGATCgtctgttgcctttcccgaaggttaatcCATTGTACGAGCAACCACCTAAGGTTCCAATTGCCATTATGCCTGCTGAGAATTGCATCCCAGTAAATATGGAAAGCACCCAATTGCACGAAAAGAAGTCAGATGCGCGACCAAAACATCATCTTGTGGACCAAATAGGGGTTGAGTTGACACATGAAGCCAAGGTGCTGAAAGAAGGATCTTTgagagttcaaaagagggctagaacGGAAAAAGGTGAAAGAGATACTACTGTTGTTGTTGAAGATCACCAGGAGATCATAAAAAGGGCCGTAAAGGAGGCAGAAGAGAGACTCAAACGAGAGTACAGAGAAGACTTGAAGGCTTATAAACTCAAGATAGAAAGGGAGGCCAGAGCTGAAGTGAGGAgtctgaaaaagaaactggaagaagagaccaccCAAAGGATAGCGGTTGAGACTCAgttgaaaggaagtcacctccgcacCGCCCGACTAACAGAAGAAAACGCCAAGCTCAGAGATCGAATGATGGGTATGGAGGACGTGTCTGAGaaggattatctcccagaatgcaaaggatgtgacgaactcagggagtgctgcaagaagctagatgggcatttgtttcgcaaagatgaggtgattcaaagccttcttaaaggaagagatcgagaagcaaccaagaaactgtttgatgaaactaagaagtagAGCGACGAGcatttcagacaaggaggacctctgttttatattcagatggattgatgtttgagtctgtatgtttcgaccaccaccagacttgttggatggggtcttttatttcccttgttgaactatcctgttgatgtatggcttgcccaagtttaaatttctgttatgaataaaaaagaactagtttctcttgacacttatcttttgtcacattgttagctattctggatcaatattaaatcttggatactctgaaaatggcacatcacgtcatacgcacacatgcactcatacattcacattgtcacattgcatttttcaggttgTTATACAAGgcactaattggggtcccttacaaaacagatttcttttccgacgacgaagctgactttcttacatccttaccgtaccaggagcaacgagagaatcatggatcaatttgaacagagtcaagctgccctccgtagggatatggatgttatgggggaaagaatgacccaacttatgga includes these proteins:
- the LOC131620103 gene encoding uncharacterized protein LOC131620103; this encodes MANNVTATKEATKRTFTCSFFREDMTHLIQLSTLVTGHNLDEFRKTYGHILHMLTSRVDGWALYTLLQFYDPELRCFTFLDYQLAPTLEEYADILKIKPNGGTHGFHVKFLIKKADTLAIEKKWKEFNALLAVMIYGLVLFPNILNFVDLTAVCLFMDQNPVPTLLADTYYTIHSRYGKKGSVGSCLPLLYEWFTSHLPKSGPFVTTKDSQKWPQRIMGLTGNDIVWCPTGMDVEEVITSCGTFDNVPLIGTKGTYPKSLEKVRSAWNSIHTDDQTSLGEKNAVAKQAYTDWVEDRVKDRLLPFPKVNPLYEQPPKVPIAIMPAENCIPVNMESTQLHEKKSDARPKHHLVDQIGVELTHEAKVLKEGSLRVQKRARTEKGERDTTVVVEDHQEIIKRAVKEAEERLKREYREDLKAYKLKIEREARAEVRSLKKKLEEETTQRIAVETQLKGSHLRTARLTEENAKLRDRMMGFLNVDNKVGQWIFDVLQNELKKLDLDLFDVRGQGYDNGSSMKGKYQGVQ